The Chamaesiphon minutus PCC 6605 DNA window CTAACAGTCTTCCAGTCCCCCCTGTTTCCCTGTCTCCCCATCGCACCTATTCTCTACTTAAATTGCTTAAATATTTCTTCCGTCTTGGCGGCCATAATTAAGTCATTCATGTGCAAGCCACCGACTGTGTGCGTCCACCAGGTGACTGTAACTTTGCCCCATTCGGTTAAGAGTGCGGGATGGTGGGATTCGGCTTCGGCTAATTCGCCGATAGCATTGGTAAATGCTAGTGCGGTTTTAAAATCTTTAAATTGGTACAGTCTTTCGATGCGTTGTTCGCCTTTGACTTCGTACTGGCACCAATCGGGAATCTGCGGTTGAAAGGCATCAATTTCGGCTTGCGAGATGGCAGTTTCGCCGCCGTGACAAGGAATACACTGTTGCTGGGTTAAAGTTGTCATCGCGCTTATCCTCATAAAAACAATAAATAGTCCTACTAATTTAGTAATTAGCAGGACTATTTATAACTATCGACGATCGGCTGGCGAAGATCTAGTTAATAGCTGAGGAAGGTAAAGCTTTGGCTGTTGGCGTCTCTGGTGTTGCGGA harbors:
- a CDS encoding 4a-hydroxytetrahydrobiopterin dehydratase, producing MTTLTQQQCIPCHGGETAISQAEIDAFQPQIPDWCQYEVKGEQRIERLYQFKDFKTALAFTNAIGELAEAESHHPALLTEWGKVTVTWWTHTVGGLHMNDLIMAAKTEEIFKQFK